One segment of Macrotis lagotis isolate mMagLag1 chromosome 1, bilby.v1.9.chrom.fasta, whole genome shotgun sequence DNA contains the following:
- the LOC141517490 gene encoding olfactory receptor 1B1-like produces MGCGSNASHTPIFLLVGLWRGGTPNYLLFPLFLIAYVAAVSGNLMLVLLISRDSQLGTPMYYLLRGLSVVDAAQATVTLPQLLVHLVCSQPIIPAAHCLAQFFFFYLFAVTDTLVVAVMALDHYVAICDPLHYSTLMNCHVCDCLMASCLILSLFHSILHSGLLLPLQWSGESGGAVQIPHFFCDHWTLVRASCSDIQYNVLAIFLEGSLFVAGPCGLILFSYAHIAATIFSLHSAAGHRKAVSTCSSHLTMVSFLYGTVIWVYFQPPSHNSPEQDMAAAVIYTAITPLANPFVYSFRNKNVKDALHRLLSSSQLNTQLD; encoded by the coding sequence ATGGGTTGTGGCTCCAATGCCTCCCATACTCCCATATTCCTGTTGGTGGGACTGTGGAGAGGTGGAACCCCCAACTATCTTCTTTTTCCACTGTTCTTAATTGCCTATGTGGCTGCTGTGTCAGGTAACTTGATGCTAGTCCTACTCATCTCTCGGGACTCACAACTTGGTACACCCATGTACTACCTGCTTCGTGGCCTCTCTGTAGTGGATGCAGCACAGGCCACAGTTACTTTACCTCAGCTGTTGGTTCATCTTGTCTGTTCCCAACCAATCATCCCTGCAGCCCATTGCCTGgcccagtttttcttcttttatctatttGCTGTCACAGACACCTTGGTGGTGGCTGTCATGGCACTGGACCATTATGTGGCTATCTGTGACCCACTGCACTACTCAACTTTGATGAATTGCCATGTTTGTGACTGCCTCATGGCTTCCTGTTTGATCCTGTCCTTGTTCCACTCCATTTTGCATTCAGGGCTTTTGTTACCTCTTCAGTGGTCTGGGGAAAGTGGAGGTGCTGTACAAATCCCTCACTTTTTCTGTGATCACTGGACCCTAGTTAGGGCATCTTGCTCTGACATCCAATACAATGTGTTGGCTATCTTCTTGGAGGGCAGCTTATTTGTGGCAGGTCCCTGTGGTCTCATCCTGTTTTCTTATGCCCATATTGCAGCTACCATCTTTTCCTTGCACTCAGCAGCTGGCCACAGGAAGGCTGTGTCCACTTGCAGCTCTCACCTCACTATGGTTAGTTTCCTCTATGGCACTGTCATTTGGGTTTACTTCCAGCCCCCCTCCCACAACTCCCCAGAGCAGGACATGGCAGCTGCTGTGATTTATACAGCTATTACCCCTTTGGCCAACCCATTTGTCTACAGCTTCAGAAATAAGAATGTTAAGGATGCTCTCCACAGACTTCTAAGTTCCAGTCAATTGAATACTCAGTTGGATTGA